A segment of the Nostoc sp. TCL26-01 genome:
CATTTATACAAATGTTCAGCAAAACCTACTATTTTTATTTTTGGTGCAAGGCGGTTCACTGGGAGTGAGTCGAGTTTTCCGTTGGAAACCGCCCAGTGAACCGCAGAGCAGACTCTGCGGTTTTTGTTTTTTAGGAGCAAAATCTCATCATGACGACCTATTTCAGTAATTGGTTTTATAGCTTTTACTTTTGGCCCAGAGCAAATTCCGGGTAAATAGCGTCATGCTGATAAATCATACGCGCCCGGAACACGAGAGGTTCTGGGCTTTTTTTTAGTGAGTGAGTGAGGAGTGAGGAGTGCTGAGTGCTGAGTGCTGAGTAAAGAGTGAGGGAGTGAGAGAGCGAGTGAGGGAGTAAGAATTGCTAATGACTATTGACTAATGACTAATGACTATTGACTATTGACTATTGACTATTGACCAATGACCAACCTATTAGGAGAATTAAATCATGATTAATGCCAAACTTGTTGCCCAATCTCACCCTGGTCATCAAACAATTGTTCGACTCTCAGACACCGTTGCTTTCGGTGGAGAGGAATTGGTGATTATCGGTGGCCCTTGTGCGGTAGAGAGTTTAGAGCAAATGCAGACAGTAGCTCAAAAACTAGGCGGAGAAACTGTCCATGCTTTACGTGGTGGTGTTTACAAACCGCGTACTTCTCCCTATGCTTTTCAGGGAATGGGAGAAGTTGGATTAGAAGTTTTAGCGCGAGTGCGATCGCACTATAATATTCCAGTCATCACCGAAGTTATGGCAATTTCGCAAATTGAAGTAATTGCAACTCATGCGGATATGTTGCAGGTGGGTAGCCGGAATATGCAGAACTTCGACTTGCTCAAAGCTTTAGGGCAAGCTGGTAAACCCATACTCCTCAAGCGTGGTTTAGCAGCCACAATCGAAGAATTCGTGATGGCGGCTGAATATGTTGTCAGTCATGGTAATCCTGATGTGGTGCTGTGCGAACGAGGTATTCGCAGCTTCGATAATTACACCCGCAACGTTTTAGATTTAGGTGCAGTCGCCGCACTCAAGCAAATTACCCACTTACCTGTGATTGTTGATCCTTCCCACGCCGTTGGTAAACGGGAACTAGTTGCACCAGTAGCCAAGGCGGCTGTAGCTTGTGGTGCTGATGGGTTAATTATTGAGTGTCACCCAGAACCAGAAAAATCTGTATCTGATGCTCGTCAAGCTTTATCTCTGGAGGATATGGTGAGTTTAGTTGATAGTTTAAAGCCTGTCGCCTTAGCCGTTGGACGGAGAATATCAAAAAACAGAGGGGTGGGTTTCAAACCTACCCCTATTTGTTGTGTAATTTAAGTTGCCCGAAATCCTTATAGAGACGTTGCAGTGCAACGTCTCTACATAATTTAATTTATGTGTATCGTGATTAACGTGAAATGGTATTACTTATTGCGCTTTTGAAGTTCTTTAATTCTGTCCTGTGCTTTTTGGGCATTGAATATCTCGCCCCTTTTCTGAAACAGAGAAATGGCATCTTGGTAATTTTTAATAGCTTCTGGTATGTTGCCTAGTTCAGAGTTGATATCTCCCAAGCTAAAGACAGCAGAGGCTTTACCAAAATAGTTAGCTGCCGGATTGATAGCTCCCCAGTTTTTGTTGATAGTAATTCCCTGCATTAAATCTCTGAGCGCTCCTTGGCGATCTTTATCTGAGAAGTAGCGAGCAAGTCCCCGATAGTAATAGGCAATAGCTAGATCAGACTTAAAATTAACTGCCTGCTGAAAATTGTCAAAAGCAGGGCGAAATTCGCTCAATGAATAGTGAACAAAACCTCTATTGAAATAGGCAGAGGCAATACCATAGTAGTTAGTATCAGGATTATCTGTTCCCCAGTTTTGATTAATTTTAATTGCTTGAGTGTAATCTGCGATCGCACCTTGGTTATTGCCTTGCTTTTGTTTGTCAAATGCCTGATTATAGAGGTCTAATGAACTATTCTTGGTTGCATCAGCAGAAGTAGGACTGGCGATCGATGTTGGTGATTTAATTGGTTGCTCGCGGGATAATGTCACCAGTAAATAAGCGACTAAAGCTAAAGCAGCAGCAATGCTTACTCCCATCAGGAGTTTAGGGTTTCGCACAAATGTCTCAGAAATAGCCTGTGGAGGTCTAATTCTCGGTGGCAAAGGAAGTTCATCTGGGCTTGTAGCTAAAAGAACTGTGTTTGACGGGTTGACAAGTGTCACATCTTCAGATCCGTCGGAAGTTTGCACCGACATCTCTTTCTCCGCTTCACCTGAAGGTTGAATTGCTTTTTTGTGAGAAGTAATTTGTGCTTCAATTAAAGCAATGTCTTCATCTCTGAGTTGTAAAACCCGTTGTAAATGTTTTAACTCGTATTGAGTGTGGCGACTGAGAGAATGCTCACGCCCAATCGCCTCAACTAAAACTTGCTGATAACGGTGCAATCTTTTCTGGTACTCTCGGTAAGGTTTGAGTACCTCATCTTCAATTGTTGCCGCAACTTCTGGTAGCAGTCCTAACCCATCTCGTAAGGCATCTAAGGTATTACGCCCTACGACAGAAATCACGCCACGAATGGCAAAATGCTCAACTTCTTTGCGATACCTTAGTTTTGGATCTTCGATGGGTGCTTGAAAAAGACGGATTTTGTAGCCTTCTTTCACGGCATAAATTTCTGGTTTCATTGCTGGCGCAGCTTCTTGAACTTTCCCTTTGGCATACTCATGCAGTTCATCAATGGAAACTACACCATCGCTATCAATATCTGCTGCTCCAGTCGCAATTCCCTCGACTAGATAACGAGTGTAAGTCGAAAGGTCTGATCCTTCCTGCTCAAAGGAATACTGGGTGGAAGTCGAAGACGTAAGCACAGCTCGTCCTTCTCCTCCCAATTGGCTTTTAACATCTACAGAACTATCATCTTTTGCTAACCAACCCTCCGCAAATGCTCCACTAAAGCAACAATCCAGAATAACAACTTGTCGCTTAGAACGGCTATTACTCATAATGTCTTGGACAAAACTGGCTGAAACTGCTGTGGCGCGAATTAGTTCTCCCTGTGGGGTTTTACGAGTGATGCGAGTAGCTAAATGCAGCTTACCATTGTTGTCTTTGACACCATGACCAGAGAAAAACAGCAGTACTAAATCGTCTTTCTTGCGACCGGAAAACAACGTTTCAATTGCTTCCTGCATCTGTTGAGGTGTAGGATTTAACAATGTATTGACTTCATTAAAAGCACCCACATCGGGCTGCTGTAATACTTGCCGCATTGCCTCTATATCTCTAGCAGCTCCAGGCAAGGGTGTCAAACCAGGTTCGTAATCGCTGACCCCAATCACTAGTGCCATCTTAGCCATCTTGACCTCCTATATCGAAATAACCAAAAGCTGTGAAGCAGTTGCTGTTACTATCGAATGTATTTGCAGTCACTTAAAATTGCATTTGCCAAAATAATTTTCAATGTGGGAGAAATAATACTTGCCACCACAGCCTTGATCGGGATAGTCTTTGAGACTTTATAATGTTAGCGTCGCAGACAACAGTATTTTTGAGAAAAAATTTAAACTGATATTTTTAATGACAATTTACCATTAAAAAATCCAGCCGTAAATTAAAAGACGTAGCTAGGCCACGTCTTTTATAGAGCATATATGCAAATTACCAGAATTTTTAAGCTTTCTTTAACCAGCTAAACATTGCTCGTAGTTCTTTGCCAACTTCTTCAATTTTATGTTCAGCTTCTTGACGACGCAAAGCAGTAAATCCAGGCTTACCAGATTGGTTTTCTAAAACAAACTCTCGTGCAAATTGACCTGATTGAATTTCACTGAGAATCTTCCGCATTTCAGCTTTGGTTTGTTCGGTGACAATGCGAGGACCACGGGTATAATCACCGTATTCAGCAGTATTGGAAATGCTATCACGCATTTTTGCTAAACCACCTTCTACCACCAAGTCCACAATTAACTTGACTTCGTGGAGACATTCAAAATAAGCCAACTCTGGCTGATAACCTGCTTCTAATAAAGTTTCAAAACCGGCTTTAATTAAAGCACTCAAACCACCGCATAATACAGCTTGTTCACCAAATAAATCGGTTTCTGTTTCTTCGCGGAATGTTGTTTCTAGAACACCAGCACGACTCCCACCGATACCTTTAGCATAGGCTAAGGCGCGATCGCGTGCCTTACCACTAGCATCTTGATACACTGCAAACAGGGCGGGGACACCTTCACCTTGTTCGTAAGTCCGACGGACTAAATGTCCAGGGCCTTTGGGTGCTACCATCACTACATCTACATTGGCAGGTGGTACGACTTGTCCAAAGTGAATATTAAACCCGTGGGCAAAGGCCAGTACATTGCCTTCTTCTAAGTTGGGGGCAATTTCGTTGAGATAAACTGTTTTTTGGACTTCATCAGGTAATAAAATCATGATGAAATCGGCAGCGTTGGCAGCATCTGCCACATTTTTCACAGTCAACCCAGCTGCTTGGGCTTTTGCTGCTGACTTACTACCTGGATATAGCCCCACAATGACATTCAAACCACTATCTTTCAAGTTGAGGGCGTGGGCGTGACCTTGGGAACCGTAGCCGATGATAGCAATGGTTTTTCCTGTTAAAAGGTCTAAATTAGCATCTGTGTCATAATACAACCGGGCCATACAAGTATCTCCTGTCAGCAAGCATCATTTATTGGCAGGCTTTCGATCTTACCCCAAATTGAGGAACTGCGGGTAGTTATTGGTCAATGGTCAATGGTCAATGGTCAATGGTCAATGGTTAATGGTCAATGGTCAATGGTTAATGGTTAATGGTCAATGGTTAATGGTTAATGGTCAATGGTTAATGGTTAATGGTCAATGGTTAATGGTTAATGGTCAATGGTTAATGGTTAATGGTCAATGGTTAATGGTTAATGGTCAATGGTCAATGGTTAATGGTCAATGGTCAATGGTTAATGGTCAATGGTCAATGGTCAATGGTCAATGGTCAATGGTCAATGGTTAATGGTCAATGGTTAATGGTTAATGGTCATTAGTAAAACTCTTAGCCAATACCCAGTACCCAATACCCAATACCCAATACCCATTACCTAACTACACTAATTTTTTGTACTTCTGCTTCAGATAGTTTGACTCCAATAGCTTGGACTGTGTCTTCGATGCTGGAAACTTTGCTTGCGCCGGGGATAGGTAAAATGGATGGGGACTTGGCACGCAACCACGCTAGTACAATACAGTATACAGATACGCCTTTGTCTTTAGCTAATTGAGCGATCGCCGGAATATCTTGTAGGTCTTGATAGCGACGACGACCACCAAAAGGACTCCAAGGTAAAAATGTCAATCCTTCTTGCTCACAATATTCCAATACACCATCGGTTTCTGGTTGTCGTTCCCAAGGACTGTATTGATTTTGGACGGAGATAATATCTACTACATCTTGTGCTTGTTTAATTTGTGCTACGGAAAAATTAGAAACTCCCACAAATCGAATTAAACCTTCCTCTACAGCTGCTTTTACTGGTGCTAGGGATTGGGCAATGGTATATTGCGGGTCTGGAGAGTGGTATTGCCAAAGGTCGATGGGTTTTTCACCACCCAAGGCTGCAAAGCTGGCACGAATTGTTTGTCGCAGATGTTCGGGATTGCCGTTGCGTGTCCAGTTTTGATGAGGACGCATTAAACCGCCTTTGGTGGCGACAATTACTTGGCTGACATCACCAGGGTAACTAGCAAGTGCTTTGTGAATCAGTCTTTCATTGTGGTGCTTATCGGACTCATCTTTGCAATAAGAGTCGGCAGTATCAATAAATGTAATACCCAAATCCAAAGCGCGGTGAATCACTGGGATGGACTGCGATTCTGGAGGGCGGTCATATACTGACATTGGCATCCCACCTAAACCAATGGCACTCACAAAGACATCGGTTTTTCCTAGCTGTTTAGTTTCCATGCTTCTTGCTTAAGTTTTTTGCACCGTTACTAATCTAGTAACGGGTTAGAGATATTTTGACAATGCCTCTACAGATAGGATTGACATCTTTTTTCCCTACAACCCTACCCCTCTACACCCGCCCCAACGGGGTTTGGTAAAAATGATATACTAGCGATCGCTTCGTTTAGCTCCACGACGGGATGAGCTGGGACGAGCATCAAACTTTTTACTACCTGTCACCCTTCTTGGTGTTGATTTTTTCGCTGATTTTTGGGGCAAGGATTTAGTATTGGATCGGGGTGGACGCGGGCTATCTTTGGGTGTATGCTTGCGTTCATCGGCAATTGGTTCTGGTTTGGTGTGGGAAGTGACACCAAAATTAGTAACTACTTCCACAGGCAATCGTTTTTCAATCAGTTTTTCGATATCTGCTAACAGATGGTATTCATCAACAGATACCAGGGATATGGCTTCACCCGACGCGCCAGCGCGGCCAGTACGACCTATACGATGAACATAATCTTCTGGGACATTGGGCAGATCGAAATTGACGACATGAGGTAATTCACTGATGTCAAGACCTCGTGCAGCAATGTCGGTTGCTACTAACACTTGTAAACTGCCATTCTTGAACTTTGCTAGAGCGTGGGTACGCGCCGACTGGCTTTTATTCCCGTGGATAGCTAGTGCTTGAATACGCTCATCAGCCAATTGCTTGACTAAACGATCAGCACCATACTTTGTGCGAGTGAAGACTAGTACTTGATACCAATTATCCTTCCGAATCAAGTGAGCAAGTAATTGGCGCTTTCTGTCGCGTTCTACTTTGTAGATTTTCTGTGCCACTGTTTCGGCGGTAACGTTGCGGCGTGCTACCTCGATCATCTTCGGACGATCTAATAGTCCGGTGGCTAGTTCCTTAATTTTGTCTGAGAAGGTGGCGAAAAATAGCAAATTTTGGCGTTGCTTGGGCAACAGGGAAAGAATGCGCCGGATATCACGAATAAAACCCATGTCTAACATTCGATCTGCTTCATCCAGAACTAAAATTTCCACCTGTGACAGGTTGACTGTACCCTGATGTACATGGTCTAGCAATCGTCCTGGGGTTGCGACTAGAATATCCACGCGACCCTGTAAAAGCCGTTTTTGCGGATTAATGCTGACTCCACCAAACATCACCATCGGGTTTAATTTCAGGTACTTGCCGTAGTCACGCACGCTTTCTTCCACTTGTGCGGCTAGTTCACGAGTCGGGGTGAGAATCAGCGCTCGAATTGCCGAGCTTTTATTCGATGTACTTTTAACACTGTTTTCTGACAACCGATGCAAGAGTGGCAAGGTGAAGCTGGCTGTTTTGCCAGTACCAGTTTGTGCGCCGGCTAAAAGATCGCTACCTGACAAGACAGCAGGAATCGCTTGCATCTGAATTGGCGTGGGTTTAGTGTACCCCCGCTCGGTGACTGCACGAATAATTTCTGGGGACAAGCCGAGATGAGAAAAAGACATAGAACTCCATAAATAACATCGGCCTGTCGCCACTGGCGGCATCAGTCTAAGGCAGATAAACAAAATTTCTAAAGCTGGATGGGCAATAGCGCTAAGACTGAGAGCGAATGCCGCAGCTCTGCATTCTAACAGAAGTCATTAGTTATTGGTCAATGGTCAATGGTCAATGGTCAATGGTCAATAGTCAATGGTCAATAGTCAAGGGTCAATAGTCAATAGGCAATAGTCGGTTGTATTTTCTCCCCTGCCTCCCCTGCCCCCCTGCACCCCTATTCCCCTATTCTCCCACTAACAATTCCTGACCACTGGACTTTTTTCTCTTGTTCACGGCGATAGGAAAAGAAATGTTCTGGGGTTTGATATGTGCAGTAAGGTGCGATCGCTATTTGCTCGACACTGATACCTAAGTTTTGTAGTTGCAAAGTATTGACTTGACGGACATCAACTCGGACTCTACCCGGTTCGGGATCAGCTAGTAAGGGAGAATGGGGTAATGCGTGTAATGCTTGGACAATTTTGTGAGGATCATCACCAGAGATGATGCTAGCACCAATTTCTGCTGCTACCTCCACCGAGACTTGGTAAACTTCACCAGCAATGGCTGGCCCCATAGCAATTCGTAAATCATCTAATTTACTGCCTTGGGCTTGCAGACGAGCGATCGCTTGGGGAACAATTTGTTTAGCTGTACCCCGCCAACCTGCATGGAGTGCTGCCACTTGTCCAGTTTGGACATCGCCAATTAAAACTGGTGTACAATCGGCGCTGGCTACCCAGATTGCTTGTAGGGGTTGTTCGCTAACTAAACCATCTGCCAAGGCTAAATCATCTTCAATCAGACAAAGTTGCTGATCTATTTCTTGGGGTGTCAGAACTGTATTTCCATGTACTTGTTTCAAGCGATATGCTGATGCTTCTGGGTGCAGCAGCTTTGTCAATTCTGGAGGCAACATCGGCCAAAACTGGTGAGTAAAAAAGCCGTGTTGCCAATCTTTTAAAAGGCTACAACTTAAATAAGATAGTCCTTCCCAATTGTGCCAGTGCCAAGTGTGCATTTTTAACCCAACCTAAACAGAAAATCACTCATCAGCCAATTAATGCTAACTTGTAAACAAGCAAATTATCAGTATTTAAAAATAGATGCTAGAAAAAGAGAGTTTGCAATTACTATTCGAGGCTCTTGATAAATTGGAATTGGGTTTTCAAGGGATGCCAGAATTCAACTCTCCATACCAATTAGAGAGTCTGCGGACTGTTTTATTGGAAGTGGCAACCCGAATGCAGGATAACTTTCCTTATCCTCATCCCCTGTATGTAGGACAAATGCTCAAACCGCCTCATCCGATCGCACGTTTGGCTTATATGCTCTCCATGTGGATTAATCCGAATAATCATGCTTTGGATGGAGGACGAGCTAGTACCTTCATGGAAAAAGAAGCAGTCAAGGAAATAGCCCAGATGTTTGGCTGGGAAACTTTTCTTGGTCATCTGTGCGGTGGTGGGACGATCGCTAACTTAGAAGCTTTGTGGGTAGCAGGAAAAGTCAAGCCTGGCTTAAAGATTGTCGCTTCTGAGCAATCACATTATACACACGAACGGATTTGTGGTGTGCTGGGTTTGCCTTTTGCCCCAGTCAAAAGCGACTGCTTTGGCCGAATGGATCTAGAGGCGCTAGAAACTCTCCTCAAAGCTGGTGATATTGGCAC
Coding sequences within it:
- the aroF gene encoding 3-deoxy-7-phosphoheptulonate synthase, with protein sequence MINAKLVAQSHPGHQTIVRLSDTVAFGGEELVIIGGPCAVESLEQMQTVAQKLGGETVHALRGGVYKPRTSPYAFQGMGEVGLEVLARVRSHYNIPVITEVMAISQIEVIATHADMLQVGSRNMQNFDLLKALGQAGKPILLKRGLAATIEEFVMAAEYVVSHGNPDVVLCERGIRSFDNYTRNVLDLGAVAALKQITHLPVIVDPSHAVGKRELVAPVAKAAVACGADGLIIECHPEPEKSVSDARQALSLEDMVSLVDSLKPVALAVGRRISKNRGVGFKPTPICCVI
- a CDS encoding caspase family protein → MAKMALVIGVSDYEPGLTPLPGAARDIEAMRQVLQQPDVGAFNEVNTLLNPTPQQMQEAIETLFSGRKKDDLVLLFFSGHGVKDNNGKLHLATRITRKTPQGELIRATAVSASFVQDIMSNSRSKRQVVILDCCFSGAFAEGWLAKDDSSVDVKSQLGGEGRAVLTSSTSTQYSFEQEGSDLSTYTRYLVEGIATGAADIDSDGVVSIDELHEYAKGKVQEAAPAMKPEIYAVKEGYKIRLFQAPIEDPKLRYRKEVEHFAIRGVISVVGRNTLDALRDGLGLLPEVAATIEDEVLKPYREYQKRLHRYQQVLVEAIGREHSLSRHTQYELKHLQRVLQLRDEDIALIEAQITSHKKAIQPSGEAEKEMSVQTSDGSEDVTLVNPSNTVLLATSPDELPLPPRIRPPQAISETFVRNPKLLMGVSIAAALALVAYLLVTLSREQPIKSPTSIASPTSADATKNSSLDLYNQAFDKQKQGNNQGAIADYTQAIKINQNWGTDNPDTNYYGIASAYFNRGFVHYSLSEFRPAFDNFQQAVNFKSDLAIAYYYRGLARYFSDKDRQGALRDLMQGITINKNWGAINPAANYFGKASAVFSLGDINSELGNIPEAIKNYQDAISLFQKRGEIFNAQKAQDRIKELQKRNK
- the ilvC gene encoding ketol-acid reductoisomerase, with amino-acid sequence MARLYYDTDANLDLLTGKTIAIIGYGSQGHAHALNLKDSGLNVIVGLYPGSKSAAKAQAAGLTVKNVADAANAADFIMILLPDEVQKTVYLNEIAPNLEEGNVLAFAHGFNIHFGQVVPPANVDVVMVAPKGPGHLVRRTYEQGEGVPALFAVYQDASGKARDRALAYAKGIGGSRAGVLETTFREETETDLFGEQAVLCGGLSALIKAGFETLLEAGYQPELAYFECLHEVKLIVDLVVEGGLAKMRDSISNTAEYGDYTRGPRIVTEQTKAEMRKILSEIQSGQFAREFVLENQSGKPGFTALRRQEAEHKIEEVGKELRAMFSWLKKA
- a CDS encoding aldo/keto reductase; the protein is METKQLGKTDVFVSAIGLGGMPMSVYDRPPESQSIPVIHRALDLGITFIDTADSYCKDESDKHHNERLIHKALASYPGDVSQVIVATKGGLMRPHQNWTRNGNPEHLRQTIRASFAALGGEKPIDLWQYHSPDPQYTIAQSLAPVKAAVEEGLIRFVGVSNFSVAQIKQAQDVVDIISVQNQYSPWERQPETDGVLEYCEQEGLTFLPWSPFGGRRRYQDLQDIPAIAQLAKDKGVSVYCIVLAWLRAKSPSILPIPGASKVSSIEDTVQAIGVKLSEAEVQKISVVR
- a CDS encoding DEAD/DEAH box helicase: MSFSHLGLSPEIIRAVTERGYTKPTPIQMQAIPAVLSGSDLLAGAQTGTGKTASFTLPLLHRLSENSVKSTSNKSSAIRALILTPTRELAAQVEESVRDYGKYLKLNPMVMFGGVSINPQKRLLQGRVDILVATPGRLLDHVHQGTVNLSQVEILVLDEADRMLDMGFIRDIRRILSLLPKQRQNLLFFATFSDKIKELATGLLDRPKMIEVARRNVTAETVAQKIYKVERDRKRQLLAHLIRKDNWYQVLVFTRTKYGADRLVKQLADERIQALAIHGNKSQSARTHALAKFKNGSLQVLVATDIAARGLDISELPHVVNFDLPNVPEDYVHRIGRTGRAGASGEAISLVSVDEYHLLADIEKLIEKRLPVEVVTNFGVTSHTKPEPIADERKHTPKDSPRPPRSNTKSLPQKSAKKSTPRRVTGSKKFDARPSSSRRGAKRSDR
- the pgeF gene encoding peptidoglycan editing factor PgeF: MHTWHWHNWEGLSYLSCSLLKDWQHGFFTHQFWPMLPPELTKLLHPEASAYRLKQVHGNTVLTPQEIDQQLCLIEDDLALADGLVSEQPLQAIWVASADCTPVLIGDVQTGQVAALHAGWRGTAKQIVPQAIARLQAQGSKLDDLRIAMGPAIAGEVYQVSVEVAAEIGASIISGDDPHKIVQALHALPHSPLLADPEPGRVRVDVRQVNTLQLQNLGISVEQIAIAPYCTYQTPEHFFSYRREQEKKVQWSGIVSGRIGE